The proteins below come from a single Chryseobacterium nepalense genomic window:
- a CDS encoding nucleotidyltransferase domain-containing protein, giving the protein MTISTLQNKDLILFEAISGSRAFGLATENSDTDIRGVYHVPKEDFFGLHYTPQISNETNDITYYEIGRFVELLQKNNPNILEILSSPEDCIQHKNTLMDLLKPEDFLSKLCKDTFAGYAISQIKKAKGLNKKILNPVEKERKSILDFSYVLEGQGSVPLKKWLSENRKNQEKCGLVNIDNTKGVFAVFYDESGILKYKGIIQNEEANQVSVSSVPKKEKPIAYLFCNLDAYSSYCKDYREYWKWVSERNEDRYNVNREHGQNYDSKNMMHTIRLLQSCEQIFKTGSLNICVENRDELLDIKKGNQSYEAVMKKAENLIRSIEFHYSHSKLPEVPDIEKTTKILTAIREALYIKL; this is encoded by the coding sequence ATGACAATTTCAACCCTACAAAATAAAGACCTTATCCTTTTTGAAGCTATCTCCGGAAGCCGGGCTTTCGGGTTGGCTACAGAAAATTCAGATACCGATATCCGAGGGGTATATCATGTTCCGAAAGAAGATTTTTTCGGGTTACATTATACTCCGCAGATTTCCAATGAAACCAATGACATCACGTATTATGAAATCGGGAGATTCGTAGAACTTTTGCAGAAAAACAATCCGAATATTCTGGAAATACTGTCAAGTCCTGAAGATTGCATCCAGCATAAAAACACCTTGATGGATTTGTTAAAGCCGGAAGATTTTCTCTCCAAACTTTGCAAAGATACGTTTGCAGGCTATGCAATTTCACAAATTAAAAAAGCAAAAGGGCTTAATAAAAAAATTCTTAACCCTGTTGAAAAAGAAAGAAAATCAATCCTTGATTTTAGTTATGTTTTAGAAGGTCAGGGTTCTGTTCCGCTGAAAAAATGGCTTTCAGAAAACAGAAAAAATCAAGAAAAATGCGGACTGGTGAATATTGATAATACCAAAGGAGTCTTTGCGGTTTTCTATGATGAATCGGGAATTTTAAAGTATAAAGGAATTATCCAGAATGAAGAAGCTAATCAGGTTTCCGTTTCGTCAGTTCCGAAAAAGGAAAAACCTATTGCTTATTTATTTTGTAATCTTGATGCCTATTCCAGCTATTGCAAAGATTACCGTGAATACTGGAAATGGGTTTCTGAACGCAATGAAGACAGGTACAACGTCAACCGTGAACACGGACAGAATTATGACAGTAAAAATATGATGCACACAATTCGTCTTCTGCAGTCGTGCGAACAGATTTTCAAAACCGGTTCTTTGAATATCTGCGTAGAAAACCGTGATGAGTTATTAGATATTAAAAAAGGAAACCAATCCTATGAGGCTGTTATGAAAAAAGCAGAAAACCTTATAAGATCCATAGAATTTCACTATTCTCATTCAAAACTACCGGAAGTTCCTGATATTGAAAAGACAACAAAAATACTGACAGCAATCCGGGAAGCTCTTTATATAAAACTATAA
- a CDS encoding nucleotidyltransferase domain-containing protein, giving the protein MKTKILEKLKEIEEKRGIEILLAVESGSRAWGFASPDSDYDIRFIYRHEKDWYLSPWDKDETIEFMTEDDLDGSGWDLRKTFHLLLKSNAALLSWFYSPIVYVKNERFYNLFKPLANECFSPIAVSYHYLSMSKKYLEDCRNDEVKLKSYFYCLRTALTGKWILEKNTVPPVLFSELLTLVDDFARTKIENLINVKATKGESYYHPNDWELFGFLEKTILENEERAKSLKGGNADKNEMEIVFRKIVNF; this is encoded by the coding sequence ATGAAAACAAAAATATTAGAAAAATTAAAGGAAATAGAGGAAAAGCGCGGCATAGAAATACTCCTTGCCGTAGAATCAGGAAGCAGAGCATGGGGTTTTGCTTCACCCGACAGCGATTATGACATACGTTTTATCTACAGGCACGAAAAAGACTGGTATCTTTCACCGTGGGATAAAGATGAAACCATAGAATTCATGACAGAAGACGATCTGGATGGTTCCGGATGGGATTTGAGGAAAACATTTCATTTACTTTTGAAGTCTAACGCCGCTTTATTAAGCTGGTTTTATTCCCCAATTGTTTATGTAAAAAATGAAAGATTTTATAACTTGTTCAAGCCATTGGCAAATGAATGCTTTTCTCCAATAGCTGTTTCATATCATTACCTAAGCATGAGCAAAAAATACCTGGAAGACTGCCGAAACGATGAAGTTAAACTGAAATCTTATTTCTATTGTCTCCGAACAGCCTTAACGGGAAAATGGATTTTAGAAAAAAATACTGTTCCGCCTGTTCTGTTCAGTGAACTGCTAACTTTGGTGGATGATTTTGCAAGAACAAAAATAGAAAATCTTATTAATGTTAAAGCAACTAAAGGAGAGTCCTATTATCATCCAAACGACTGGGAACTTTTCGGGTTTTTAGAAAAAACAATTTTAGAAAATGAAGAAAGAGCAAAAAGTCTGAAGGGCGGTAATGCAGATAAAAATGAGATGGAAATAGTTTTCAGGAAAATAGTGAATTTTTAA
- a CDS encoding RtcB family protein — MEFNGTHLIELGYRPAKWFKEAIEFINENSLDENQIKIYLEQFKQPEPIPLHATAKDFVINIRAEHESENDNVEKVISTMKVLMKTPTLVHGAIMPDACPTGPEGHIPVGGVVVAKNAIHPGFHSADICCSVMLTDFGKADPKEVLDVAHSVTHFGYGGRPRGEQMPMSQELMEAFRENHFLNDEKLISIARSHMGTQGDGNHFLFVGVSKNTGNTMLVTHHGSRAPGAALYDKGMKVANKFRMEISPETLRENAWIPYETEEGKQYWEALQLIRQWTKENHISIHNAVLNKMKTEKQNRYWNEHNFVFKDGDLFYHAKGATPLDDKFLPDITGPRLIPLNMAEPVLIVQGTTNERNLGFAPHGAGRNFSRTQHKKSLAHKTIEEVFAEETQGLDVRFFTNDIDISELPTAYKSAKNVRAQIEEYGLCEVLDEVMPYGCIMAGDVQKNAPWKKKKKFRKA; from the coding sequence ATGGAATTTAACGGAACCCATTTAATTGAATTAGGATACCGACCTGCAAAATGGTTTAAAGAAGCAATCGAATTCATTAATGAAAATAGTTTAGACGAAAATCAAATCAAAATATATCTGGAACAGTTTAAACAGCCTGAACCTATTCCGCTTCACGCAACGGCAAAAGATTTTGTGATTAATATCAGAGCGGAACACGAAAGCGAAAACGATAATGTTGAAAAAGTAATCAGTACCATGAAGGTTTTAATGAAAACGCCGACTCTCGTTCACGGAGCAATCATGCCGGATGCCTGTCCTACAGGACCTGAAGGACATATTCCTGTCGGAGGTGTGGTAGTTGCAAAAAACGCAATTCATCCTGGATTTCATAGCGCGGATATTTGCTGTTCGGTGATGCTGACTGATTTTGGAAAAGCAGATCCTAAAGAAGTGCTGGATGTTGCGCATTCGGTTACTCATTTCGGGTACGGAGGAAGACCGAGAGGTGAGCAAATGCCAATGTCTCAGGAGCTAATGGAGGCTTTCAGGGAAAATCATTTTTTGAATGATGAAAAACTCATCAGCATTGCCCGTTCGCACATGGGAACGCAGGGAGACGGAAACCATTTTCTTTTCGTAGGGGTTTCAAAAAATACCGGAAATACAATGTTGGTGACCCACCACGGATCGAGAGCTCCGGGTGCAGCGTTATATGACAAAGGAATGAAAGTAGCCAACAAATTCAGGATGGAAATCTCTCCGGAAACATTAAGAGAAAATGCCTGGATTCCTTATGAAACTGAAGAAGGAAAACAATATTGGGAAGCTTTACAGCTGATCAGGCAGTGGACCAAAGAAAACCATATTTCTATCCATAATGCAGTGTTAAACAAAATGAAAACTGAAAAACAAAACCGTTACTGGAATGAGCATAATTTTGTTTTCAAAGACGGAGATTTATTCTACCATGCCAAAGGAGCAACACCGCTGGATGATAAATTCCTGCCGGATATTACCGGACCGAGACTTATCCCTCTGAATATGGCGGAGCCCGTTCTTATTGTACAGGGAACAACGAACGAAAGAAATCTCGGTTTTGCACCGCACGGAGCAGGAAGAAACTTCAGCAGAACCCAGCATAAAAAATCGCTGGCCCATAAAACGATTGAAGAAGTTTTTGCAGAAGAAACCCAGGGGCTGGATGTCCGTTTCTTTACGAATGATATTGATATTTCAGAACTTCCGACTGCTTATAAAAGTGCAAAAAATGTACGGGCACAGATCGAAGAGTACGGATTGTGTGAAGTTTTGGATGAAGTGATGCCTTACGGTTGTATCATGGCAGGTGATGTTCAGAAGAATGCGCCGTGGAAGAAAAAGAAGAAGTTTAGGAAAGCATAG
- a CDS encoding HopJ type III effector protein, which translates to MLFEQLERSPEKIQFKEVIAFIDEHYDFTPTKFINGSTVNEAGQNNGSCKIFSFAQLNDLSKEETLNLFGEFYREDVLKNPDGADHQNIRNFMESGWEGVSFEGKALVRK; encoded by the coding sequence ATGTTATTTGAACAATTAGAAAGATCGCCGGAGAAAATCCAGTTTAAAGAAGTTATTGCCTTTATTGATGAACATTATGATTTCACGCCTACGAAATTTATCAACGGAAGTACAGTGAATGAAGCCGGACAAAATAACGGATCTTGCAAGATCTTCAGCTTTGCTCAATTGAATGATCTTTCAAAAGAAGAAACGCTGAATCTTTTCGGAGAATTCTACAGAGAAGATGTCCTGAAAAATCCTGACGGAGCTGATCATCAGAATATCAGAAATTTTATGGAATCCGGCTGGGAAGGAGTTTCTTTTGAGGGAAAGGCTTTGGTGAGAAAATAA